The following are encoded together in the Jaculus jaculus isolate mJacJac1 chromosome 3, mJacJac1.mat.Y.cur, whole genome shotgun sequence genome:
- the LOC101615980 gene encoding olfactory receptor 51E1-like produces MPEYNSTGFQPTFFILTGLRGLVGARLWLGPLLSLMYITTMAGNCTVIYLVRTERSLQEPQYHFLSMLAGADIVLSASTLVSVLKVFIFDLYEIAFDSCLAQLFFIHTSSSMGSGILLAMAFDRFVAISHPLQYTTILTNSRVTKMGLAAFLRGVALMIPLPILLKRLPFCKGQTLSYSYCLHPDVMKLACGQVKINIFYGLVLVIFSFGVDFLLIAISYALIFQAVLGIASREGQMKALNTCLSHICIVFIYYGPLLAITVMHRISHRSSPLAHAVLGNVYLFMPPMLNPIVYSLKTKQIRSALRKSLKMQRS; encoded by the coding sequence ATGCCTGAGTACAATTCCACAGGATTCCAACCTACTTTCTTCATTCTCACTGGCCTCCGAGGGCTGGTGGGAGCCCGCTTGTGGCTGGGACCACTCCTGAGCCTGATGTATATCACTACAATGGCTGGGAACTGTACAGTTATATACTTGGTGAGGACAGAAAGGAGTCTACAGGAACCCCAGTACCATTTCTTGTCCATGCTGGCTGGGGCTGACATTGTCTTGTCTGCCTCCACACTTGTGTCCGTGCTAAAGGTCTTTATCTTTGACCTTTATGAAATTGCGTTTGACAGTTGCCTGGCTCAACTCTTCTTCATCCACACATCCTCTTCCATGGGCTCAGGAATCCTGTTGGCCATGGCCTTTGATCGCTTTGTGGCCATCAGTCACCCACTGCAATATACCACTATCCTTACAAACTCACGAGTCACCAAAATGGGGCTAGCAGCCTTTCTAAGGGGTGTGGCCCTCATGATCCCCTTGCCCATCTTGCTGAAGAGGCTACCCTTCTGCAAGGGCCAgacactctcctattcctattGTCTCCACCCAGATGTTATGAAGTTGGCTTGTGGCCAAGTCAAAATCAACATTTTCTACGGGCTGGTTTTGGTTATCTTTTCTTTTGGGGTTGACTTTCTGCTTATAGCCATTTCTTATGCACTGATATTTCAAGCAGTTCTTGGCATTGCTTCTAGAGAAGGCCAGATGAAGGCACTCAACACCTGTCTGTCTCATATCTGCATTGTCTTCATTTACTATGGACCTCTCTTGGCCATAACTGTGATGCATCGGATTAGCCACAGAAGTTCTCCTTTAGCACATGCTGTCCTGGGAAACGTCTACCTCTTTATGCCTCCAATGCTCAATCCAATCGTGTATAGTCTCAAGACAAAGCAGATCCGCTCTGCTCTGAGAAAATCTCTCAAGATGCAGAGGAGTTGA
- the LOC101607424 gene encoding olfactory receptor 51I2-like, producing MEHTNSSWFQPPILLLTGIPGLETEQIWLSLPLCIMYLIALLGNCTILFVIKTTSILHEPQYVFLSMLASTDVGLSLSTLPTVLNVFLLNHREIEFHSCLTQMFFIHTFSSMESAILLAMAFDRFVAIHNPLHYTVVLTPPRIIGMGLAAVVRGVMLMAPLPILLKRLPFCKGIILSHCYCYHPDVMKLACGPVRVNIIYGLSLVLCSFGIDSIFIVISYILILKTVLGIASGDGQLKALNTCVSHIFTVFIFYVPLIVLALIHRFGKFRSPLLHVTMANLFLFLTPVLNPLVYSIKTKQIRSAVWKIFKERGNLTK from the coding sequence ATGGAACATACAAATAGTAGCTGGTTCCAGCCACCTATACTTCTTCTAACAGGAATCCCTGGACTAGAGACTGAGCAAATATGGCTCTCCCTCCCCCTGTGCATCATGTACCTAATCGCCCTTCTTGGAAACTGCACCATCCTCTTTGTTATCAAAACCACTTCCATTCTTCATGAGCCTCAATATGTCTTCCTGTCTATGCTGGCATCTACAGATGTGGGTCTGTCTTTATCAACTCTGCCTACCGTATTGAATGTCTTCCTCCTGAACCACAGAGAGATTGAGTTCCACTCTTGCCTGACACAGATGTTCTTCATCCACACCTTCTCTTCCATGGAGTCAGCTATCCTGCTGGCCATGGCCTTTGACCGGTTTGTAGCTATTCACAACCCACTTCACTATACTGTGGTTTTAACTCCTCCTAGGATTATTGGTATGGGTCTTGCAGCTGTTGTTAGGGGTGTGATGTTGATGGCACCTTTGCCTATCCTGCTCAAGCGATTGCCCTTCTGCAAGGGTATCATTCTGTCCCATTGCTACTGCTACCATCCGGATGTTATGAAGCTGGCCTGTGGCCCCGTCAGGGTCAACATTATCTATGGATTGTCTCTAGTCCTCTGTTCTTTTGGAATTGACTCTATCTTCATTGTCATTTCATACATCTTGATTTTGAAAACAGTGCTGGGTATTGCCTCAGGGGATGGTCAGCTCAAGGCACTTAACACTTGCGTTTCCCACATCTTTactgtttttatcttttatgtGCCACTCATTGTGCTGGCCCTAATCCATCGGTTTGGCAAGTTCAGATCTCCTCTACTCCATGTCACCATGGCcaatctcttcctctttttgaCTCCTGTCCTTAATCCCTTGGTTTATAGCATAAAAACCAAACAGATAAGATCAGCAGTGTGGAAGATTTTCAAAGAAAGGGGAAATCTGACCAAGTAA
- the LOC101615677 gene encoding olfactory receptor 51V1, translating to MFALSITNISSSGFAVTGFPGLENYYTWISIPFSIIYMTVFLGNCMVLHVIRTEPSLHQPMFYFLAMLALTDLCMGLSTMPTVLGVLWGFVQEVSLDSCIAQSYFIHGLSFMESSVLLAMSFDRYIAICNPLRYSSILTNEKIRQIGVAVLCRSSMLIPPVIIRLKFLTYCRPHVLSHSFCLHQDLIRMACSDIRFNSIYGLALVISNLLLDAVLILVSYVMILHTVLSIASQEERIKSLQTCVSHISAVLVFYIPIIGLTMVHRFGKHLSPLVHVLMGNTYILFPPLMNPIIYSIKTQQIRVRIQGLFSMKGA from the coding sequence aTGTTTGCTCTCTCTATCACGAACATCAGTAGCTCCGGATTTGCTGTGACTGGTTTTCCTGGGTTAGAAAATTATTACACCTGGATCTCCATCCCCTTCTCTATAATCTACATGACTGTGTTCCTGGGAAACTGCATGGTGCTCCATGTGATCCGGACTGAGCCAAGCCTGCACCAGCCCATGTTCTACTTCCTGGCCATGCTGGCCCTCACAGACCTGTGCATGGGACTGTCCACGATGCCCACAGTGCTGGGTGTCCTGTGGGGCTTCGTTCAAGAGGTCAGCCTGGATTCCTGCATTGCACAGTCTTACTTTATTCATGGCCTGTCCTTCATGGAGTCTTCTGTCCTCCTCGCTATGTCCTTTGACCGCTACATTGCCATCTGTAACCCTCTACGCTACTCCTCCATCCTCACCAATGAAAAAATCAGACAGATCGGGGTGGCAGTCTTGTGTAGAAGCTCTATGCTCATTCCTCCAGTCATCATTCGCCTGAAGTTCTTAACCTACTGTCGTCCTCATGtcctctctcactcattctgtcTGCACCAAGACTTAATTCGCATGGCCTGTTCAGACATTCGCTTCAATAGCATTTATGGTTTGGCCCTGGTAATTAGCAACCTATTGCTGGATGCGGTGCTCATATTAGTTTCATATGTCATGATCCTGCACACGGTCTTATCCATTGCATCCCAGGAAGAGAGAATCAAGTCCTTGCAGACGTGTGTATCTCACATCAGTGCTGTTTTGGTTTTCTACATCCCAATCATTGGTCTGACCATGGTGCACCGCTTTGGGAAACACCTCTCACCACTGGTTCATGTTCTCATGGGCAACACCTATATCCTTTTCCCACCCTTGATGAACCCCATCATATACAGTATCAAGACACAGCAGATACGGGTCAGAATACAGGGATTGTTCTCCATGAAAGGAGCTTAA